A segment of the Bacillus carboniphilus genome:
TTAAAGCTTACTAGGTTAGCATCCTGAAGGGCTTTTAGACCTACAGGTAATGTGTATAGATCGGAATCATTTAAGACGATAATTGGCCATAGGAATGAGTTCCAAACATTCATAAATGTAAAGATTCCTAAAGCTGCCATACCTGGCTTGGATAGTGGAAGAACTATTTTCCAGAATGTTTTCCATTCGCCTGCACCATCAATTTTGGCTGCGTCCAATAATTCATCAGGTATGGAATACATAAACTGACGCATTAGGAACACACCAAATACCATAGATAAATCAGGTAAAATTAGTGCCCAGTGTGTATCCATTAACTGGAGGTCTCCTACCATGATAAATAGAGGAACGAGCGTAACTTGACCTGGGATCATCATGGTAGAAATGATAATCCAGAAAATTAGATTTCGGCCTGGGAAACGTTTCTTCGCTAGTACATATCCAGCCATAGAGTCAAATAGTAGAATACCTACCGTAACCACTACAGCAATATAAATACTGTTAAAGAACCACTTTCCTAGACTATTCTTCTTAAAGAGCGTTTCAAATCCTTCAAATGTGTTGTCCACGATGTGGGACATGATTCCACGGTGATATTCCGCTTTCTCAGTATCCCCAGCCTTTTCTGCATCCCTCGCTTTACCCCAGTGTTCGAAGTATTCCGGAATCCCCATTGGATACATTTTAGGTGGGTTTGCATCAACATAAGAGGTTTGACGTGGTAACTCTTCATCTTGATACGAACTTAATTGTAACGATGTACTGAAAACCCAATATAACGGTAAGAGGGAAACAATAGCGAATATCGTTAATAGCGTGTATGTGATTGTTTTATTTAGTCGTTTTAAACCTTTTGATGATTTCACTGGTTCCCCTCCTATTCATCATGTCGCAGTACGCGGAATTGAATTAATGAAAAGATTAAAATGATAATAAATAAGACGACGGACTGTGCTGCTGCAAAGCCATATTCGAAGTCTCTAAATCCAGTTTTATAGATTAAGTGGACTAAGGTTTCTGTAGCATAACCCGGTCCTCCACCAGTCATCATGATAATTTGAGTGAATACTTGGAATGAACCTATTGTACTTAATAGCACTAGATATAAGGTTGATGGTTTTAATAGTGGTAATGTAATACGAATCCACTTTTGAAAAGCATTGGCACCATCAATTGTAGCTGCTTCATATAAAGACTCTGAGATGGATCCCATTGATGCTAAGTAGAAGATTATCCCTACACCAAATGGAATTAAACATTGCATGATGATAATCGCCCAAAGGGCAGTATCTGATTGACCTAGCCAATTTATTTTCTCTCCACCAAACCAGCCGATTACGTAGTTGAATAATCCAAACTCATAATTGTACATCCAGCGCCAAACCATTGCGATAATAACACCAGATGCAACAGTTGGTAAGTAAAAGGCCGCACGGAAAAAGCTCTGGGATAAACGACCGAGGGAATGAATTAAGGTGGCAATAATAAGTGCACTTATAACGTTAAATGGTACGGTTACAAGAGTATAAACAAAGGTATTCTTTAAAGCTTGTCCAAATGCTTCACTCTTGAAAACTCTCGCATAGTTCTCTAATCCGATAAACTCAGGTCCGAAAATTTTATAATCCTGGAATGAAATAACAAATGCCCATAGGACGGGAATTGCAACAAAGAGAGTAAATAACACCAACTTCGGAAGTAAAAAGAGATAAGCTGGGTAATTTTTCTTCATCTCAATTAAGGTCTTTTTAAACCTTGATTGAGGTTCTTTTTTTGCTTTCGTTTCATTCATTGGAAGATCTTTTTGTACGGGTATCACAGTTGGGCCCCCAATCTTTCATGAAAATTGGTAGACTTTAGACCAGCTAAAGCCCACCAATTTCACTGTAAAGTATCTACTATTCTAGTAATTCGTTAACTCGTTTTTCTGCATCCTTCATAGCTTGCTCTGCAGTCTTTTCACCATTGAATACTAATTGCAATTCACTTTGGATTGCTTCGTCAATTTTCTTCCATTCTGGATGTCTTGGTAACATCACAACTTGTGAAGACATTTCTTGAGCACGTGCCATTTCTGGGTTGTCAGCATATGGATCTTTTTCAGCCGCACTAATACGTGCAGGGAAGATACCATATTCTTGAGCCATTCTGAATTGCTCGTCAGTTGTTGAAATAGACTTAATGAATTCTGCAACTACTTCTGCTTTACCTTTGTCTTCTTGATGGAACATTGTCCAACCACCAACACCACCGATTGTTACAGGCTCACCTGTAGAACCAGTTGGGTAGTTTGCTACCATAAAGTTCGTTGGGTATGAAGTTTGTGCAGCAGTGATTGCCCATGTTGCCCATGGTTCCATAGCTACTGTACGTTGCTCTTCATTCGCCCAAGCTTGGAATGTTCCACCTACGTCAGCTCCACCCATTGATACAGGAGCAGCTTCATTTTTCAATTTAATATCTGCCAATGCTTGAATTGCTTCAACTGCTTCAGGGTTGTCAAAAGTAAATTCAGAAAGATCATCACTTAAAGGTTGACCACCATTCATGTAGAAGAATGGCCATGCTTCATAGTAACCAGGTAAAACGTACGTAGAGAATCCATAAACATCAGTTGTTCCATCGCCATCGCGATCAAACGTTAATTTTTCAGCAGCGTCTACGAACTCGTCCCAAGTCCACTCACCATTTTCAGGTGGTGTTACACCAGCTTCCTCAAATAAATCAAGGTTTAAAAGCATAGCGTGAACTGTCATAGAGTTTGGAATTCCATAAAGCGTGTCATTAAATGTATATGCATCTAAAGCATTTGGATAAAAATCCTTAAGGTCTTCTTCAGTTAAATATTCTCCAATAGGCTCTAGTACACCTTGCTCGATGTGCTCGATACTTACAGCACTACCACTGATGTCAACTGGAGCAACATCTGGCCATGCTTTACCAGCGATAGAAACACCTAATTTATCTGGCATTTCAGCCCAAGGAACTTGAACTAATTCAATTTTTACACCTTCGTGCGCTTCTTCAAATTCAGCAATTTTTTCTTCTAACCAGAAGAATTTATTTTCTTCTTCATCATCTGGTTGAGCCCAACGTGGACCATCCCAGATTGTGATTGTTCCTGTCCAGTCTTCACCTGAATCAGTATTTTCTTTGCCATCTCCGCTACATGCTGCTAGGAAACCAATACTTAATACTAGCACTAGCAGAAAGCTCATAGATTTAAGCTTTAATTTCATCATTCTTCCCCCTAGAATATAATAGTTAAAAAACGTTTACATTACTAATATAGCAAATTTTTTCTATTTACTCCCCCCCCTCAAGGATTTTTCACCAAGCAATTTTACCCATAACAACAGATTTTTTAGCCCCTGTTGCAGAAGGTAGATTGTTTGGTTTCTTATTGAAACATTGGTAGCCAAGTAAAGCGAACACGATTGCTTCTTTTGCATCAGAAGGCATACCGTATTCTTCGGTTCCTTTCAAAGCAAC
Coding sequences within it:
- a CDS encoding carbohydrate ABC transporter permease, yielding MKSSKGLKRLNKTITYTLLTIFAIVSLLPLYWVFSTSLQLSSYQDEELPRQTSYVDANPPKMYPMGIPEYFEHWGKARDAEKAGDTEKAEYHRGIMSHIVDNTFEGFETLFKKNSLGKWFFNSIYIAVVVTVGILLFDSMAGYVLAKKRFPGRNLIFWIIISTMMIPGQVTLVPLFIMVGDLQLMDTHWALILPDLSMVFGVFLMRQFMYSIPDELLDAAKIDGAGEWKTFWKIVLPLSKPGMAALGIFTFMNVWNSFLWPIIVLNDSDLYTLPVGLKALQDANLVSFKLLMSGAAIAAIPMIIVFILFQRHFVKGLTLGGVKE
- a CDS encoding sugar ABC transporter permease; its protein translation is MIPVQKDLPMNETKAKKEPQSRFKKTLIEMKKNYPAYLFLLPKLVLFTLFVAIPVLWAFVISFQDYKIFGPEFIGLENYARVFKSEAFGQALKNTFVYTLVTVPFNVISALIIATLIHSLGRLSQSFFRAAFYLPTVASGVIIAMVWRWMYNYEFGLFNYVIGWFGGEKINWLGQSDTALWAIIIMQCLIPFGVGIIFYLASMGSISESLYEAATIDGANAFQKWIRITLPLLKPSTLYLVLLSTIGSFQVFTQIIMMTGGGPGYATETLVHLIYKTGFRDFEYGFAAAQSVVLFIIILIFSLIQFRVLRHDE
- a CDS encoding sugar ABC transporter substrate-binding protein — encoded protein: MMKLKLKSMSFLLVLVLSIGFLAACSGDGKENTDSGEDWTGTITIWDGPRWAQPDDEEENKFFWLEEKIAEFEEAHEGVKIELVQVPWAEMPDKLGVSIAGKAWPDVAPVDISGSAVSIEHIEQGVLEPIGEYLTEEDLKDFYPNALDAYTFNDTLYGIPNSMTVHAMLLNLDLFEEAGVTPPENGEWTWDEFVDAAEKLTFDRDGDGTTDVYGFSTYVLPGYYEAWPFFYMNGGQPLSDDLSEFTFDNPEAVEAIQALADIKLKNEAAPVSMGGADVGGTFQAWANEEQRTVAMEPWATWAITAAQTSYPTNFMVANYPTGSTGEPVTIGGVGGWTMFHQEDKGKAEVVAEFIKSISTTDEQFRMAQEYGIFPARISAAEKDPYADNPEMARAQEMSSQVVMLPRHPEWKKIDEAIQSELQLVFNGEKTAEQAMKDAEKRVNELLE